Below is a window of Corallococcus silvisoli DNA.
CCAAGCTGTCGGAGCACTTCCCCTTCAAGATCCCCCTCCAGGTCCTCTTCCAGAGCCCGACGGTGGAGGCGCTCGCCCAGTGGATCCAGGCGAAGCTCACCCCGGATGCGGCCGGTCCCCAGGGGCCGGTCCTTCCTGAAGGGATCGTGCGACTCCAGCAGGGGCGCGCGGAGCTCCCGCCGCTGTGGTGCATGCACCCGGTGGGCGGCACGGTGTTCTGCTACCAGGACCTGGTGCGCGCGCTCGGCCCCGACCGCACGGTCTACGGCTTCCAGGCACCGGGCGTGAACGGCGAGTGCCCGCCGCTGGCGAGCATCGAAGCGCTCGCGTCGCACCATCTGGGCGCCATGCTCCAGTGGCAGCCTCAGGGGCCCTACTACCTCGTGGGCCTCTCCATGGGCGGCACCATCGTCTACGAGATGGCCCAGCGTCTGCGTGACCTGGGCATGCCCCCGGACCTGCTCGTCTTCCTGGACACCCCCGGCCCCGGCCAGATGCCCACCCGCTTCGAGGACGACGCCGCGCTGCTCGCGGCCATGTTCGGAGAAGACACGCCGACGCTCGCCCAGCACCTGCGTTCGCTGCCGCCGCATGAGCAGATGAAGGAGGTGCTGCGTCAGGCCCGCGAGGGCGCGACCGTGCCGGACACCTACTCACTCCGCGACCTGGAGATCTTCCTGGACGTCTGGAAGTCGCACATGCGGGCCCTCTTCACCTACGCGCCCGTCCCCTACGAAGGACGGGCCACGTATCTCAAGGCCCAGGTTCACGTGCCACCGCACCCGCTGCATCCCGAGCAGCCCTGGCAGCAGCTCGTGCTGCATGGACTGGAAGTGCTCCCGGTGCCCGGCAACCACCAGACGATGATCGAACCGCCCCAGGTCGACACCATGGCGCGGCATCTGATTGCGTGCATGCGCCGCATCGAGGACGCCGCGTCCGCGAGCCCGAGTTCGGCCGCATGACCGGAGCCTGAAGCGACGTCCGCCGGGTGGGTGAGCCGGCGGACGCGCTCATGGCCGGTGAGCGGGCGGACAGGAGGCACTCGCGAGCGAAGCGGAAGGGAAGAGAGGGGCGGAGCGTACTAGCGCTTCCATGACCAACACCATTCGACATGCCTTCTCGGCGCTGCTGACGCTGACGTGTCTTGGGGCGTTGTCCGCCCAGGCCGCAACCGGTGTGCAGGGCCCCGTTCCCCCGGCCTTCCAGGACCGCTTCATGGTGGGCCTCTTCGAAGAGGCCGGCCAGAGCTGGATGCGCGACAGCAACGTCCCGTGGGACGCGCGCTATCGCTACTTCACCAAGGGCTGGGCGGACAACTGGGGCTACGGCGCCCACGATGGAAGCTGGGCCGCTGGCTTCTTCACCGAGACCCAGGCGCAGGGCTTCGTCCCCGTCGTCACGTACTACCAGCTGTTCGGTGAGCCGGGCGGCGGCGAGCAGGAGACGTTGGCGAAGCTGCGGAACGCCAGCACCATGCGGAGCTACTTCGAGGACGTGAAGCTGCTGCTCCAACGCGCGAAGGCCTTTGGCGGCCCCGTCATCGTGCACGTCGAGCCGGACGTGGTTGGCCTCCTCCAGTCCCAGACGAACGCCAACCCCAACGCCGCCGCGGCCATCGCCTCCTCCGGCATGCCGGAGCTCACGGGCCTGCCCAACACCGTCGCGGGCTGGAGTCTGGCGTTCCTCCAGCTGCGCAAGGCAGTGGGCGCGAACAACGTCGTGCTGGGCCTCCACATCTCCGCCTGGGCCAGCGGCAAGGACATCGCCTTCAACTCGCTCACGGATCCGCTCCAGCCGGAGGTGGACAAGGTCGCCGCCTTCGTCAACCCGTTGGGCCTCGCCGCCAACAGCACGGGCGCCACCTACGACGTGCTCGTGGGCGACCCGCTGGACCGCGACGCGGACTTCTATCGCCTCACGCAGGGCGCGGATCATTCGTGGGACATGAGCGACACGGCGTCACTCACGTCGCGCTCCTACAACCGCTATGCGGAGTGGCTGCGCCTCTTCAACCAGACCACCGGCAAGCGCTGGGTGCTGTGGCAGATCCCCCTGGGCAACTCCCATCACCTCAACATCAACAACAGCGGCGGGCCGCGCCAGGGATACAAAGACAACCGCACCGAATACTTCTTCGGCGCGAGCGGTGACACCCACCGGCGCAAGTTCGCCAACGTGGGCGTCGTCGCCCTGTTGTACGGCGCGGGCGCGGGCGGGCAGAGCTCCTACCAGAACGACCTCGCCACCGACGGGCAGCCCTACCTGAAGCAGCGCGCGGGCACGTTCCTCAACGCAGGCGGCCTGCGCCTGCCCGCGGCAGGGACCACCCTTCCTCCTTCGGGCGGGGAGGGCTCTTCAGACGGCGGCACCGGCGACGCCGGTACTCCGCCGGTCGACGCGGGCACCGACGGAGGCGTGGACGGCGGCACGCGGCCGGATGCGGGCACCGACGGAGGCAGCGGCACCTCCGATGCGGGCACGCCAGCGGATCCGTCGAAGTACGGCTTCGAATCCAGCACCCAGGGCTGGGCCGCGAGCGGAGCCGTCCTGTCGTCCGTCAGCACCAGCGCGTCACAAGCCTTCGCGGGGACCCGGTCGCTGGCCGTGCCCTTCAACGGCACGTCCGGCAAGGGCACGGTCGCGGTCGCCAACGCGGCCGTGCCCTCCGGCACGACGGTGACGTTCCGACTGTGGCTGCCCACCGGCAGCAAGCTCACCGGCGTCCAGCCCTACGCCCTGGAAGGCGCGGCCGCGGACTGGCGCTGGACGGGCAACTGGGTCGCCGCCAGCAGCCTCAAGTCCGGCGCCTGGAACACCATCACCGTGAAGCTGCCCTCTGGCTCGACCCAACCGCTGTACCAATTGGGCGTGGAGTTCCAGGCGAGTGGTGGCTGGACGGGAACGGCCTACCTCGACGCCGTTAGCTGGTAGTCCAAGGAGTTTGTGGTTCCTCGGGTGCGTGCATGCACCCGAGGGACCGGCATAGGGTTGCGCGGCCGTGAGCCCCCTGTCCTCCGCGATCCCTGTCTCCCGCGAGCGCGTGCGCGCCATCGACTGGCTGCGCGGCCTCTCCGTCATCGTGATGATCCAGTGCCACTCGCTCGTGCTGCTCACTCCCGAGCTTCGCAAGAGCGTGTGGACGGGCTGGCTGCTCAAGCTCGACGGGCTGGTGGCCCCCGCGTTCATCTTCTCCGCCGGGTTCGCGCTGTCGCTCCTGATGGTGCGCAGCGCCGCCGCGGGGATGCTGGCCGACCGCGCGGGCCGCAACCTGCGCCGCATCGCGGAGGTGTTCGCGGTCGCGGCGCTCGTCAACACGGTGTGGTTCCCCATCCGCACCGAGCCCGTGTGGCTCCTGCGCCTGGACATCCTCCACTGCGTGGGCCTGTGCCTGCTGCTCACCCTGCCCCTGGCGGCGCTGCTGGCCTCGAGGCCGAGCGTCCTCGCGGGCGCGGCGTTCCTGCTGGCCCTGGGGGCCTTCGCGCTCGCGCCCTTCAGCGACAGCGCGGGCGAGCCCTGGGCTTCGTTCCTGCGCAAGTCCACCTGGGCCCCCTTCCCGCTGGTCCCGTGGATCGGCTTCGCGTGGCTGGGCGCCTGCTGCGGCTGCGTCGCGGGAGCGTGGGGCCGCAAGGGACTGGCCCGGGTGTTGGGCCTCCTCATCGCGCTGGGATTCGTGGGGACGCTGATGCCCCACGTGCTCAGCGACCTCTACCCGCCGCACCGCTTCTTCGTCACCAACCCGTCCAACTCCGCCACCCGGTTCATGTGGGTCTGCGCGGTGCTGCTCGGGCTGCTGTGGGTGGAGGGGCGGATGGCGCCGGACGCACGACCGTCACGCGCGCGCCGCTTCCTGGAGGTGTTCGGCACCGCGTCGCTGTCCGCGTACTTCTTCCACGAGATGCTGCTGTACTACCGCGTCTTCGGCGTCTTCTCGTTCGAGCGCGTCTGGGGCGACTCCAGCGGATGGCTGAAGTACTCGGGCCTGCTCGCGCTGCTCATCGCGTGCACGTTCGTGCTGTGCATCGCGGTGGATCCCGCGGAGCGCGCGCTCAAGACAGGCCTCGCGCGCGCCCGCGACCTGTTGCTCAGTGCGCGCTGGCCGCGGCCTGTTCGAAGGCGCGGATGACGTCCGGCGGGGCCTGCACCAGTTCGATGAGCACGCCCTCGCCGCTCAGCGGGAACTGATCGCTGGCCTTCGGGTGGATGAAGCACACGTCGAAGCCCGCCGCGCCCTTGCGGATGCCTCCGGGCGTGAAGCGCATCCCCTGCCCCTCCAGCCACTGCACGGCCTTCGCCAGGTCGTCCACCCACAGCCCCACGTGGTTGAGCGCCGGGTCATGCACCTTCGGACGCCCGTCGGGATTGACGGGCTGCATCAGGTCCACCTCCACCTTGAAGGGGCCCGCCCCCGCCACGACGATGTCCTCGTCCACGTTCTCGCGCTCGCTGCGATAGGTGCCATGGGCCTGGAGGCCCAGCGTGTCCA
It encodes the following:
- a CDS encoding heparan-alpha-glucosaminide N-acetyltransferase domain-containing protein; its protein translation is MSPLSSAIPVSRERVRAIDWLRGLSVIVMIQCHSLVLLTPELRKSVWTGWLLKLDGLVAPAFIFSAGFALSLLMVRSAAAGMLADRAGRNLRRIAEVFAVAALVNTVWFPIRTEPVWLLRLDILHCVGLCLLLTLPLAALLASRPSVLAGAAFLLALGAFALAPFSDSAGEPWASFLRKSTWAPFPLVPWIGFAWLGACCGCVAGAWGRKGLARVLGLLIALGFVGTLMPHVLSDLYPPHRFFVTNPSNSATRFMWVCAVLLGLLWVEGRMAPDARPSRARRFLEVFGTASLSAYFFHEMLLYYRVFGVFSFERVWGDSSGWLKYSGLLALLIACTFVLCIAVDPAERALKTGLARARDLLLSARWPRPVRRRG
- a CDS encoding VOC family protein, which encodes METTRPFRILGIQQIAIGGLDKGALRKLWVDTLGLQAHGTYRSERENVDEDIVVAGAGPFKVEVDLMQPVNPDGRPKVHDPALNHVGLWVDDLAKAVQWLEGQGMRFTPGGIRKGAAGFDVCFIHPKASDQFPLSGEGVLIELVQAPPDVIRAFEQAAASAH